From one Solea solea chromosome 15, fSolSol10.1, whole genome shotgun sequence genomic stretch:
- the LOC131474476 gene encoding ubiquitin-conjugating enzyme E2 G1-like, whose translation MEQSALLLRKQLAELNKNPVEGFSAGLVSGDNFYKWEVVVLGPQDTLYEGGVFKATLTFPRNYPLRPPKMKFVTEIWHPNVAKNGEVCISILHAPGEDKYGYERPEERWLPIHTVETIMISVISMLADPNGESPANVDAAKEWRDDPDGVFKRNVARCVRMSQESAFD comes from the coding sequence ATGGAACAGTCTGCGTTGTTACTGCGTAAACAACTGGCAGAGCTCAACAAGAACCCGGTGGAGGGCTTTTCCGCGGGTCTTGTCAGTGGCGACAACTTCTACAAGTGGGAGGTGGTCGTCCTCGGGCCTCAGGACACCTTGTATGAAGGTGGAGTCTTCAAGGCCACGCTGACCTTCCCCCGGAACTATCCCCTGAGGCCTCCCAAGATGAAGTTCGTCACAGAAATCTGGCATCCGAACGTGGCGAAGAACGGCGAAGTCTGCATCTCCATCCTGCACGCGCCTGGCGAGGACAAATACGGCTATGAGAGGCCCGAGGAGCGCTGGCTGCCGATCCACACAGTGGAGACCATCATGATCAGCGTAATATCCATGTTGGCAGACCCCAATGGAGAGTCTCCTGCCAACGTCGATGCTGCTAAAGAGTGGAGGGACGACCCCGATGGAGTCTTTAAGAGGAACGTGGCCCGATGTGTGAGGATGAGTCAGGAGTCAGCGTTTGACTAA
- the tm9sf2 gene encoding transmembrane 9 superfamily member 2 produces the protein MCREEWAGVNMVLWLFGAALLLSQAAGFYLPGLAPVSFCEPGKDQVPDCKSTIELFVNRLDSVESVLPYEYTAFDFCSEKTLKRPSENLGQVLFGERIEPSPYKFEFKKPAVCQKVCTKTYDTNNPSDKNKLDFLKKGMLLNYQHHWIVDNMPVTWCYDVEDGQKFCNPGFPIGCYVTEAGRSKDACVVNSNFKEQDAFYIFNHVDITISYHIVENEQLGARLVAAKIEPKSYENPSDDAPDCSGGPKFLKNKYEGVYKIPYTYSVNFVEDRKIRWASRWDYILESMPHTNIQWFSIMNSLVIVLFLSGMVAMIMLRTLHKDIARYNQMDSVEDAQEEFGWKLVHGDVFRPPRKGMLLSVFLGSGTQIFIMTFVTLFFACLGFLSPANRGALMTCAVVLWVLLGTPAGYVAARLYKSFGGEKWKTNVLLTAFLCPGVVFADFFVMNLILWGEGSSAAMPFGTLVAILALWFCISVPLTFIGAYFGFKRAGIEHPVRTNQIPRQIPEQSFYTRPFPGIIMGGILPFGCIFIQLFFILNSIWSHQMYYMFGFLFLVFIILVITCSEATILLCYFHLCAEDYHWQWRSFLTSGFTAVYFLVYAVHYFFSKLQITGLASTILYFGYTMIMALIFFLFTGTIGFFACFWFVTKIYSVVKVD, from the exons ATGTGTCGCGAAGAGTGGGCTGGAGTGAACATGGTGCTGTGGCTGTTCGGAGCTGCGTTGCTGCTGAGTCAAGCCGCCGGCTTCTACCTCCCTGGTCTGGCGCCCGTCAGTTTCTGTGAGCCCGGGAAAGACCAAGTCCCAGACTGTAAG TCAACCATTGAGCTGTTTGTGAACAGGCTGGATTCAGTGGAGTCTGTTCTGCCTTATGAATATACTGC GTTTGACTTCTGCTCAGAGAAAACATTGAAACGTCCATCAGAAAATTTGGGCCAGGTCCTTTTTGGGGAGAGAATTGAACCCTCGCCATACAAg TTTGAGTTTAAGAAACCTGCAGTGTGTCAGAAGGTGTGTACCAAAACGTATGACACCAACAACCcatcagacaaaaacaaactggatTTCCTCAAGAAAGGCATGTTGCTGAACTACCAGCATCACTG gattgTGGACAACATGCCGGTCACCTGGTGCtatgatgttgaagatggacAGAAGTTCTGTAATCCTGGTTTCCCGATAGGCTGTTATGTCACAGAAGCAGGTCGATCCAAAGACGCCTGCGTGGTCAAt TCTAACTTTAAGGAGCAGGATGCTTTCTACATCTTTAATCATGTGGACATTACCATCAGTTACCACATTGTTGAGAATGAACAACTGGGAGCCCGGTTGGTTGCTGCCAAGATTGAACCCAAAAG TTATGAAAACCCCAGTGATGACGCTCCTGATTGCTCTGGAGGACCAAAGttcctgaaaaacaaatatgaaggaGTGTATAAGATCCCATACACTTACTCTGTCAATTTTGTG gaaGACAGAAAAATCCGCTGGGCGTCCAGATGGGACTACATCCTGGAGTCAATGCCTCACACCAACATCCAGTGGTTCAg CATCATGAACTCGCTGGTGATTGTGTTGTTCCTGTCAGGAATGGTGGCCATGATCATGTTGAGGACTCTGCATAAAGACATCGCCAGATACAACCAGATGGACTCAGTG gaggATGCTCAGGAGGAGTTTGGATGGAAGCTGGTCCACGGAGATGTTTTCCGCCCTCCCAGGAAGGGGATGCTGCTGTCAGTTTTCCTCGGCTCTGGAACCCAGATCTTCATTATGACCTTTGTCACCCTCT TCTTTGCCTGTCTTGGGTTCCTCTCTCCGGCGAACCGTGGAGCTCTGATGACCTGTGCTGTTGTTCTCTGGGTTCTTCTGGGAACTCCTGCGGGATATGTGGCCGCACGCCTCTACAAAT CGTTTGGAGGAGAGAAGTGGAAGACCAACGTTCTGCTGACAGCCTTCCTCTGTCCTGG GGTGGTGTTTGCAGACTTCTTTGTGATGAACTTGATCCTGTGGGGGGAGGGCTCTTCAGCAGCCATGCCCTTTGGCACCTTGGTTGCCATTTTGGCTCTCTGGTTCTGCATCTCAGTGCCCCTCACCTTTATAGGAGCGTACTTTGGCTTTAAGAGAGCA GGCATCGAGCACCCAGTGAGGACAAATCAGATTCCTCGTCAGATCCCGGAGCAGTCTTTCTACACAAGACCGTTCCCTGGAATCATCATGGGAGGAATTCTGCCTTTTGGATGTATATTTATTCAGCTCTTCTTCATACTTAACTCCATCTG GTCCCATCAGATGTACTACATGTTTGGCTTCCTCTTCCTGGTCTTTATTATCCTGGTCATCACGTGCTCTGAGGCGACCATCTTGCTGTGCTACTTCCACCTCTGTGCTGAG gaTTATCATTGGCAGTGGCGTTCGTTCCTGACCAGCGGCTTCACCGCGGTCTATTTCCTGGTTTATGCCGTCCATTACTTCTTCTCTAAGCTGCAAATCACTGGACTGGCCAGCACCATCTTGTACTTTGGTTACACCATGATCATGGCTCTCATCTTCTTCTTATTCACTG GTACAATCGGCTTCTTCGCCTGTTTCTGGTTTGTGACTAAGATCTACAGCGTGGTCAAAGTGGACTGA
- the aprt gene encoding adenine phosphoribosyltransferase: MATSTTTESENKLQLIHKLVRAFTDFPKTGVLFRDICPILKDPAALTAVIDLFEEHVRKKHEQVDLIIGLDARGFLFGPLLAQRLGVGFVLIRKKGKLPGATVSVAYDLEYGKAEVEVQEDAVAEGQKVLLIDDLLATGGTMSAAVELMKKQQAQVLDCLVLIELKELNGRDKLQPHGVFSLLQY, from the exons atggcgacatcaacaacaacagagtcagAGAACAAACTCCAGCTGATTCACAAGCTCGTCCGAGCTTTTACAGACTTCCCAAAGACAGGCGTCTTATTCAG agACATCTGTCCCATCTTGAAGGACCCAGCAGCTCTGACTGCAGTCATTGACCTGTTTGAAgaacatgtgaggaagaagcACGAGCAGGTGGATCTGATCATAG GTTTAGACGCTCGTGGCTTCCTGTTTGGACCTCTGCTTGCCCAGCGGCTCGGCGTCGGCTTCGTTCTGATCAGAAAGAAAGGCAAACTTCCAGGAGCTACTGTGTCTGTGGCGTATGATCTGGAGTATGGCAAG GCAGAGGTGGAGGTCCAGGAGGATGCTGTGGCAGAAGGACAGAAAGTTCTGCTCATTGATGACCTTCTAGCTACTGGAG GGACCATGTCCGCGGCCGTGGAGCTGATGAAGAAGCAGCAGGCCCAGGTTCTGGACTGCCTGGTGCTCATAGAGCTCAAAGAGCTGAACGGTAGAGACAAGCTCCAACCACACggtgtgttttctctgcttcagtACTGA